Sequence from the Phragmites australis chromosome 6, lpPhrAust1.1, whole genome shotgun sequence genome:
GAGTTCCGGAAGAGCAGCTGCCAATGGAAGAGCTGAATATTCAGGAGGATCTTTTCTATTCAGAATACCCTGTCAGGATTAACGAAATATCTGAACGTGTTACCCGGAACAAAAGGGTCCGTATGTGTAAGGTACAGTGGAAACATCACTCATAAGCGGAAGccacctgggaaagagaagaagttCTAAAAGCAGAGTTTCCCAGTCTCTTTCCGAATCTTTCCGAATCTCAAggacgagattcatcctaaggggttAGGTTTGTGACATCTGAATTTGTTTTGCACGGCTCGGCTCAGTTCTTCAGCCGTAGCACAACTCCCGGCCAGCATAGCCCAGCCCATCTCCCTCCTCGCTCTCGCTGACAGTCGAACCTCATGCGTCAGCTTCAACCTCGCGCCGCACCAGCACCCATGCCCGCAACCGCCATGCCGCGTCTTCCGATTTCGCCGGCACGTCCAGCACCTGCGCACGATCTCCGCAACGTCCTGCACATCCCTGTGCTTTAAGATGCCCCGCAACCCCTGCAACTCCCCTACCCCGCACTCCTTCTTTCGTTCCAGAGCCTCCATTGCcgtcgccgagctccgccgAACGCCGTCCACCGCATCCGAGTTCTCCCCTTTACGTCTGAGGTCATTGCCAGCTTTGCCGAAGCACAAGGGTTCCGTTTCACCGCTTGCTGACGCCTCTCCGCTGCCGGAACCACCGCTTCACCGAGCGCCGGTAAGACCCGCTGCCACCTCGTTGTCGATAGCTCTGACCGAAGCATCCCGCAGCCAgttgaccctctctctggcaccACATGTTCCTCAGGAAGCTTCCATGGTCCTCGGATTCGCCCCTTCGTTGCCGTAGCCGCGATTTCGCCGAGCTCCGACCTCCGCCGCCGTTCTCTCCATCGCCGACCACCCCAGAGAGCCCGCCGACCGTCGAGAACCCCTAGGTGAGACTCCCCGTTGCTGTCTCGTTCGTTTGTGCCTTAAATCGTCGAGTCTGGTAGCCCGTAGCGCTAGATCGAGCTTCACCAGTGATGCTCCGGCGAAACCCGTGGCGGTGCCGCCGTCCGCCAGCCCCTACCGCCACCCCTCCCTCCCCAAACGCCGAGAGCCGTAGGATCTCCCACCGATGACCCAGATTAGATCAACCGAGCCCAGACCctttcggtccaccatggacctgTGGACCTAGTCCATGGTGCTAGTCCATCGTCCCTGTCAGCAGCCTCGTAGACGCCACGTTAGCTTCTGAGCCGAGTCAGCAGCTGTGTAAGCTGCCACGTTAGCCCACCAAGCCCAATCAGCCTGCTGACGCAATAAATAggttttccagtacaaaaataattctctTATTCCCTGAAAAtaggtaattttacatttaggcCCCCCAAACTCTTCTGTTTTCATAAATATACCCCTAGTTAGTTTTATACTTTActtttagcccctaaacttttgtataattacaaataggtccctgaATTTTGCATATAGGTCCCTAGAACTTGCTGTTTTTTAATTTAGTCcctgtaatttttcaaaaaaacccCTATAGATTAAAactatcataactttttcatacgagctcccaTTCATGCGATTCTTGAGCTCACGCGATCGTAGCAACGTGTACTGTCCATTAGTCGGATgtaatccgatgagttgtttcTTTAATGTTGGGGTCATAATCGAGTAAATAGGTTGTTATGTCTTTTGAGTCCTAGTTTAGTTTGGCATAGTTGCAGCCATCTCGAGTCAAGCTTTTCCTTGTCATAAAGCCtttatgtcatattttttctcacttgctgagtactttatgtactcaTGCTTGTCTTTTTCTAACTTCTGGATTTCGAAGGCGAAGTTTTCGAAGACCTTCCGGACGATGGTGCCGAGTTCTAGGTGAAGGAAGACGTCGCTCTAAAGACCATGTCATAAGCTGGCGCTCCTTGGGACAACGTCTGTGGATGGATAGAAGTCCTGCTGCCGTTGAAAgatttcttagtgttttcttttagacctgcGGATCCTTTTATAAGGAATATTATCGTTAATTATTGACATAGTTATGTTATCACTGATGATGTTATTGTATGTATAGAAACTTGATCCTAGtaaatatatagaatacatctAATTTGTTCTATTGAAAATCAGGTGTGACATGGAATGAAAAAATCAACAGAATTATTATCATCGCAAAGGTTGATAGCGGTCTCCAAAGGACAAGCTCAATTGCTGCCATCCCGATGGAGCCCTCACCGAATGGGCGAAGGCCCAACCCAGCCGCACAGTAACGCAAGATAAACACGAGGCTGCCTCATTGTATCCCCTTCTCAACCAGTCgactcttcctcctctctctcccctccgcTCAACTGAAACCCCCCAAATCCGCAACCCTTTCCCTATCTATCTCTACCTGGATTCCCTTCCTCCcatagaggaggagaaggcggcggcggcgtcgaaggcggaggcggcggagccATGGGCGGGGCTGGAGACGGCGACGCGTGGGCGGATCAGGAGCAGGGCAACGGCGGAGgcagccgcggcggcggggaggcgaAGCGGTCGGAGATCTACACGTACGAGGCCGCATGGCGCATCTACGGCATGAACTGGAGCGTGCGCCGCGACAAGAAGTACCGCCTCGCCATCGCCAGCCTCCTCGAGCAGCTCGCCAACCGCGTCGAGGTCGTCCAGCTCGACGAGGCCTCCGGCGACATCGCGCCCGTCCTCGCCTTCGACCACCAGTACCCGCCCACCAAAACCATGTTCATCCCGGACCCGCACGCGCTCCGCCCCGACCTGCTCGCCACCTCCGCCGACCACCTTCGCATCTGGCGCATCACATCCCCCGACGACGTCGAAGACGCTGCCCCCTCCGGCAACAACTCCGTCCGCTGCAACGGCGCCGGCGGGGCAGGGCAGCAGCCTGGCGTCGAGCTGCGCTGCGAGCTCAACGGCAACCGCAACAGCGACTACTGCGGCCCGCTCACGTCGTTCGACTGGAACGACGCCGACCCGCGCCGCATCGGCACCTCCTCCATCGACACCACCTGCACCATATGGGATGTCGAGCGCGAGGCTGTCGACACACAGCTTATCGCCCACGACAAGGAGGTCTACGACATCGCCTGGGGCGGCGCGGGGGTCTTTGCGTCTGTCTCCGCCGATGGCTCTGTCCGCGTCTTTGACCTCCGGGACAAGGAGCATTCCACAATTATCTATGAATCTGGttcaggtggtggtggtggctcgAATTCAGGTTCTGGGGATGGTGGGGCTGTGTCGCCGATGCCGCTCGTTAGGCTGGGGTGGAACAAGCAGGACCCAAGGTACATGGCCACCATCATCATGGATAGCCCCAAGGTGGTCGTGCTTGACATCCGCTACCCGACTTTACCGGTGGTAGAGCTGCATCGTCACCATTCGCCTGTCAATGCTATCGCGTGGGCACCTCACTCTTCTTGCCACATTTGTACAGCTGGGGATGACTCGCAGGCACTGATATGGGACCTGTCATCAATGGGAACTGGGAGCAATGGTGGTGGCAATGGAAATGGCAacgctgcagctgctgctgcagcagagGGCGGTCTTGATCCCATTTTGGCATACACGGCAGGGGCAGAGATTGAGCAGCTGCAGTGGTCGGCGACCCAGCCTGACTGGGTTGCAATTGCATTTGCCAATAAGCTTCAGATCTTGAGGGTCTGATTTCTTAATTCCACCTGCCTCGCTGAAAGTTGTCAAGAAGCCAAACCTGGATGATGAGATTTTGCAATGAGAGGGCCGAAGGAGGATAATCTTGCAATTGCTTTAGTGTTGCTTATTTATGTGCTGTGCACAACCGATATTCATGGTGGGTTGTTTCTGGTGATAGAACAGATTATTCTCTAGTTAGAAGCTGGAATTGGCAATTAACTGGTTTGTTTAGAGTAAGTAGCAGCTGCAGTGTTAGTGTTGGTGATAATGGGAATGGTAGTTAAGTTGTTCTTTGTGCTAGGTTGTTCTGCTCAGTAGCATGTAGATTCACTTCTTAACTTGCTTATTGGAACATGCAGTCATCATATATGCTCTGTAACCGATAAGCTTGCTTAAGAGTGTTGATGTTATTTCAGTTTTATGGATTTCGTGTGTGTTTTTCGTGTGATTGCACAACTGATATTCATGATGGGTTTGTTTCTGGTGATAGAACCAGATGATTTGTTAGTTAGAAGCTGGAAGGCTTTTAGAGTAACTCCAGATTCTGTCATTGTGATAATTGGACTGTAGCTAAGTGTTCGTTGTGCTAGAATGTTCACCGATAGCATTTAGATGGGGATAAACTCTTAACTCGCTTGTTGGAATTTGGAATCATCATATCATAGTTATTAAGGCATCGCCTAATCGACGCTAGTCATTGAGGCGCTCGCCGGAGCTCTCGCCCCACCATATTTGAATGTGGCGTCTGCCTTGCTGGATATGGCGCCGATTAGACACCGAATTGCGGTAAGGCGACTTGGTCCTTACTCGATTTGACGCCATATTGAGAGAAGCGTACGCCGCAAGGCTGAGCTAACGCGTGTGGATGGGAATAATTAGGAGTGCGCGTAGGGGACCAGAGTCCATACTTGACTGAAGACTTTCGTCGCAGCCGCCTTCTCATTAGATTTTCCATGGTGTTGTCGTTCGCTTGCTCCATAACTCTAGTCTACCTCTGCCGCCGTCGTCTCTTGTAGTCCGTCGGTCCCCTGCAACTCCGCAGGCTGTAGCAGCGTTGGCTGCTAGCAAAGCTCGTCGATTCCACCATAAGTCTATGCTCATGAGGTTTCATCTACTCTGTGCCTTTGTGTAGTTGTGTAGCTTCGCTTGGTCTGGTATTGAGTGTGCAGTTGGCTATGCTTTGGTTAGTTGCTCTGTTATATTCTGTTTTGTTCTATGTGTTTGTTGCTCTGTGTAGTTAATTTGTACATTCATGTGAAGTGAGTATGGCACCGTCTCGCCGCATGTCATACTCGCCTAAAAGGTGTGAAAGTGGTCAGACATATTTTCGCCATAATAACTATGCATTATGAGCTATAAGCTTACTTATATGTTGATGTTAGTTTTATGGATTTATAGTGTTGGGTTCCTTCATGATGCTACTTGGAAACATATAGCTAAAGTTACATTTCTTGCCTTTGTGTTTAATTTGCATCCTAAGGATCTATATCTCACTGTTTGTTGTGTCAACCATCAGTAGGTAGGATTTTAGGGTTCTAAATGCTGATGTGGGTGATTTAATCTGCTGTGAACCTTATGTGATTTGTTATCGTCATCTTTTagctgatagctgatagcttttGTTGATGTTGTGACAAAGAAATTAGcaattttatgttttcaaataataacGGCATGACAAGGTTGTCGTGCATGTAAATGCATGCTGCAAATTTCATTCTTAgtgttattttagtttttttagtgGCTATTTTTTGCATTCGCCAGTCAGATCCTCAGGGTCTGATCTCTTAATTCCACGTGTCACCAAAAGGTGTAAACAAGCCAAACTTTGATGATGAGGTTAGGCAATGGGCGGAGGTTAATCTTCAATTGCTTTAGTGTTGCTTATTTGTGTGGTGCACAACTGATATAGTCCTGGTTAGTTGTTTCTAGTGATAGAACAGATGATTTGCTAGTTAGATGTTAGGATTGGCAATGAACTTGTCTTGTAGAGTAAGTAGCTGCTCCCGTGTTAGTGTCGGTGAACTGGAGTTAAGTTGCTCTTTATGCTAGAATTTTCTGCTCAGTAGCATGTAGATGTTGATTCACTTCTTTATCTTGCTTGTTGTAATTTGCAGCTATCGTATATGGATTATAACATATAAGcttgcttgtatgttgatgttattttgtttttatgGATTTCTTGTGTTACTTGCCTTCGTGATGGTACATGAAAACTTGTAGCTAAATAGTTCATCTCTACCTCATTATATGCTGTGTACTGTTAGTAGGTAGGATTTTGCAGTCCTAAATGATATGTTAGGTGATTTGATCTTCTGTGGATCTTTTATGCAATATTTATTATTGGCTAATTGTAGGATAGCTAATAGCTTTTGCTGATTTGCTATAACAAGATTCTGTTATTGTGAAAGGAATTAGGAATTTCATGTTCTCCAAGAATAACGGCATGATAAGTTTCATTCTAGatgttattttagtttttttagtgGCTGCTTTGTGCTTTGtggtttctttttctttccataACAATTTGAGGGGCATGCATCTGAGATAGAGGAAGAGGGAAGCCCCTGTCGAGTTAATGACACAAGGCCCATGTCCAGTTCTTCCATCACAGCCACATTTCAGTGACTTTTTGGTGGTATTTTTGTCTCTAAGAATTGTGTCACTTGAATCACATGTGCTGTATCTTGTGCTGCAGCATAGTGTGTTTATCAACCTTGTGTTGCTGCAAATATAAAATTTCTTTATTTGCAATCTTCTGTTTCTATACGCTTCTTAATACTAAGTTTCAAATATAGTTATTGCGGTGGTAAGGTGAGATGAGGCGACACCATACTCACTTCATGTACAAGGCTACAAGCAGGCAAGCATAATTGAGTAGCAAGCTAAATAGCAGAGCACATCAAGAACATACCACTCAACAAGAACTAGCAGATCAGTAGAGCATTAGCAAGTACCAAGAGACATAGGGAGTCCACGTGTAGCTGCAGGGGAGAACAAATCCGTCGGGGTCTGAGGCATCGCTGCAGAGGAGGGCAAGCGGTGGTGGATCGACGGATGGTAGAAGGAAAACGTGGAGTGGTGGATGAGGTGGGAATTGGGGAAACGGGCAAGCGGCGACGACGGCATGTGGAGGTGGCAATAGCAGATCGGGTGTCGAGCTTGAGCGATGGCAACACACCCTTGTGCTCTGGCTTTATGTCCGGATGTCTAGTCTCGCGCTCTTCTTTTCCCGCACGCGcgttctctcttctttcccctGCACGCTTTCCTTCGACTGCACGACATCCGCCTTGCGCTATATGACGTTGCAGCACAATAAGGCGAAGCTTTGGCAACGCCATATCCGACAAGACGGCCGCCACATCGCCATTAGGAGAGTCGATGGTTGCGGCCACTGCACCGATGCTTAGGCTTCGCCTAATCGACGCCTTAATAATTATAGTTTCAAAGTTTCAAGCAACAATATGAACCTTTGTGTCATTGACTTGGTTAATCATGAAAGAGTGTTTATAGCAATGAAAGGAGTATATATAAGAGTCTAACTGCTTATACCCTGAAGCCTAATAGACCATGTTGCTGTAAAATGGTGAATATGTGTAAATCGATTTACATTATTCGCATCCTTTTTCCAGTCCCTTTTTTCATAGTTTCTTTTTTCATTAGGCTTTTGGGGTGATTGGTCTTGTATTGGTGTACATCAGCCACAAGAATACCTGTGTATCTGGTTCTACTTTATATACTGTCGTACTTTGTACATTTGGTGGGAGAATCAGAATATGTTGTTTCTCATTCTTGGACCATCCATCATCTATGGCCCTCCTGTTTTTCAATGGAGGTAGTATCCTGGGGAAAAGAGACAAATTCAAGTGGATAAAAAGCTGTTATATTCTTCTATTATTCTTTAGTTGTATATTCAGATCTCTTTCTCGGCAGAATCGATGTGTTGTCGATGTGTTGATGTGTTGATGAGGTTGGAATTGAAACTTGTGGTACAGTAGATTGATTCTGGATATGTGTTGTCAAATTATTTCAGAATTTTAATGACCATTTGTAGAGTAGTAGCATGGTAGCGCGCGCGCTGATAAGGAGTTGTAGCGATGGATCACCTCGGGATCTTTTTGTGGGTGTTAGGCTCCTTTCAGAGAATTTTGCCGTTCAGAGAGGTCTGTCTCGAAGGGTCCATGTCCTGCATCTCCCTACGCCCGTGTATCCCCGAAAAGCCTGTAAAAATTCTGGTGCGCGAGCGCACTTGTAGGAGACGGCACAACGCTAAGGATGCAAGTGGTGGaccttttttaatttttatatttcgaaaataaaaattgaaaaaaatagatgtctatttaaaaaataaagaactaGACTACTGTCAACATCAccaatatttttagaatttttataattattttaatagtattttaaattttaatggCAATAAAACGCaacattttttaatttttaaacgCGGCCAGCAAGCATCATACAGAGGCGAGGCGTCGCATCACAACAGCACGCGGAGGACTCGGCTCGAGGTTGGAGCGGAGCTGCGGCTGGGGGAAACATGGTGAGCCCTAGCCCCTAGCCGCCGGGGCCTCCGGTTGCCGGCCCGTCCGCCCCCACCCTCTCGTCCACGCTCCCTCCGCCGCCAACCCCGTCGTCAGCGCACCCTCCGTCGCTTCCCTCGTCGGGGACCTCATCTACATCTACCGGCGCCCGCATCTTCAGCGTGCCCTCCGACCCCACGCATGGTTGCGGCCTCCGCCGCAGATCCTCCTCCTACTGCGTCCGCCGCTGGTAATTTCTTTCACTTATTAGCCCATGATTATTTGATTAGTCTGTTGCTGATTGCTTGAGCCCTTATCCCATTTGTGGCAAAGCGATGCACTGGACCCCGGCGTTTCGGTTCCGCGGCTGCTTTCTCTCGGCTGTGATGCGAGAAGGGACTAGTTGAGGACATTCTCTCTGCTTGCCTGGGCCCTCAGGGCCTCGACCCGTTGTTGTCTTCTCCGCGCGCACGGCGTGCGTGCgtcctccttttcttcttcttcttcttcccgagGAGAATATACATTGGATTGCCCAGCCACAGAGGTTTCTGCAGTAGCCTGGCAGCAGCTTACCTGACGCCGGCAACGGCACCACAACGCCGCTCGATCATGCTCGTAGAGTCGTACCAGCCGGACTGAAAATTGTGTTACCCACTACGTGCAGCGAAGCCTTCTGTAGTTCTACTGCTATTTTTTTAAGGAGAAGTTCTACTGCTAGATGATGAGACGAGCTTGATGCtacaagtttttttcttttttcctgcgTACGTTTTGCCGCTTGGGTGGACGGAACAAGTTTATCCTCCTGCTGGAACAAATGTGTACCGCggagaaatttgattttttgcCATTGTGAAGTGCGTGGGCTTCGTACATTTGCCACGCTAAATATTGGTTTTGTAAAATTGCCACTcaaaatattatcttttttattttcttaccATTATGTTAATTCATGGTATGTATAATAGcacttaaaatattattttaaaactGTATAAtgacaagaaaataaaaaagggaaTGCTTTGAGTGGTAATTCTATGAAGCTAATCTTTAGAGTGGCAAAACTACAAGCTCGTTCTTTAGAGTAGCTAAAATCCTTTATTTTTGAGAGAGCACATAGAGACGCACGCAACCTACGAACACCACCAGTACGCAAACGCACAGTATCATTAAATGTACACGTGTGTATTCTATTCTGACCTAACTCAGGCTCAATCCGGACACAAATGAGCACTTACGTCCAGCGGAGCTCGACCGCCGGCGGGTAGTTTCTCACCTGGCGAAGTACCTAACGAGCTACGGCTCGTTCTCAAATCCAATTCTTTTCTGAACTGGCGGTCTGGTAGGTAGGCTACCAGTCTGGCCCAACGAGTTGGCTATGTCCTAGATGGACTGGATATGAGGGATACTTTTACCGTGGCCACAAGGCATGCTACAAATTCTACGGTTCTCTTCCAGGTTAGTATGTGGATCTTCAGCTCAGGCCCATATCTCGTTGGAATCCTGGGATAGCCCAAAATACTACGCTTCTCTTGTGCTTGGGCCCGCTGTTAATTGCTGCAGTCCcgtgagttttttatttttatattttttaacattaatatttaaataaataggtttatgaatttttatattttttaacattaatatttaaataaataggtttATGATGAAAAGATTTACAAGAATAGGCGTTTATCATCATTTTATAGAGCGGTTAGACCCTTACCGCAGAAGACGGTTGGTACCATAGCAGTGCCTTACCGCCATAGCAGTGCCTTACTGCCCCATCAGAGGACGGTAAGCCCTGTGTGAACAATTATACGCCATAAGTACTGTTCACAGCtctaattgaaaaaaaaagaaaaagaagaatttcAGTTTGTGCTATTTTGTTTATCAGAATTGTGCATTGGTTTGTTTATAGTATTTATTTGCTTGGTTGAGCTAGGATTGAGTCTAGGCTAGGCCAGCATATTGACTAGTACTTTAAACTATTATTCAACTTTGCATTTTCTGATTTGAGCCTTTGCTATTCCTTACTACTAAATTTTACCTATCCAAGCTTCACTTACTACTAGCCGACAGGTACTAACATGCTTGTAATTGCTTTATCATCTCTCGAGTTGCTAGTCATAAACCTACTGTGGGTTGCACCACCTGCTTTGCTTCGGTAAGAACTTTGTAAgagcttgagtgtgtgtgactTTTGAGACTCCActacctagtagttgataggagCGCGCATATTTTTGTGTATgtttcttgtttgctactaatcACGGTAGGGATAGGTAAGGAGGAGATGACCATGCTCAACGTTGATTTTGTCACTTTCGTCGAGACATGGGGAGTGATCGATATAATGCATTTGAGGTATGTGATGATGTTCTAGCTAGGATCAAGTCAACCGTACCTTCTTTTAGTGGAAATTATGACCATGCATATATTGAATGGGAGCTAGTGGTTGATAGAGAATTTGAGAAATATGACCTGTGTGAAAAGCAAAAGGTTATAGTTGCCTTTAGTGTCTTTACTAAATATGTTTTAAATGAGTGGAAACATGCTTCTAGACATgataacactactacagaaatgactTAGTGAGACGCTCCTGTTCAGACGGTTATTGTGGAGCTGTCTGTGCAAATATTATCACAGACAGCTTCAAAAAAGAACAGTCTATAATGATAACGAGACGCATTCATGGTGGGAGACTTTTAGTATAGAAGGTTTCcatttggagccgtctgtaataaaagGAATATCACAAACGACTCGTATTTGGAGCCATCCGTAATATTAATACATGCGGCTCgtatttggagccgtctgtaataaacAAATATCACATACGGCTTCAAACTACAGGAGCGTCCCACTTTTGCACCTGCAACTACATACGGTTCCAAACAATGGGAGCGTCCTGTTTTACAACTGTAACGTTCACGCCTCACGCACCTACACTTTACATGTAACGCCCCAGAACCTTCTCCAACCCTAGCCACCTGCCTcctttctcctctccctcctctgtGAGGAGCCAGATCGTGGCGTTGAAGAAGACGTGGCTCCTTAAGGACGACGAGGGCGTGCCCCCCACCGCACTACGGGAGGTCTCCCTACAACGGATGCTGTCACAGGACCTACACATCGTGCGGCTCCTTCGACCTCAAGAAGGGCCAGAGCAAGGAAGGGTAGACCATCCTCTACCTCGTATTCGAGTACATGGACACCGACCTTAAGAAGTTCATCCGCGGCCACCACCAGAGCCATGAGAAGATCCCTGAGCAGACCACCAAGGTACCCCGTGCCCatgcttgctatttttcttttccttaacCGTGTGCGTGAGGTGTTTGCGTGAATGCGTTACCCATGTCTGATTTGGCCGGATCTGATGGAGAGGTTGGTGCTGGGCTTCTATTGATTTTATCAGCCAATTGCTCATCGTACTGTCAGGTGGTGGTGATTCGCTTGCTTGGTCATGGAAAATTTGTCCGATTTGTCAGTACCCCAGAGGTCCTGGAGTGGATGACAACAATAGAGTCTAAGAAATTGCAGATTGAGGATGCGATTGCTGTCCAGGGCAATGACAATCTTGGTTTGAGATATGTAAGTAGAGAACTGTAGCCAATAACTTGTGAATCATATAGTAATATCAGAAAGATGAGATGTTCTCCTTTGCACTTTGTTAGGTGGAATACCATAATGGGAAATCGTTGGATTGCTTGGAAGGTAAAATACTGAtatgtttttcttgtttctttcatcatgATTTATAAAACATACAGTGAAGCTCTCTGTTTAGCACCCAAGTATTCATCAAAGATAGTTTATGTTTTGCCTTGGGCCACAAAACTTGGCAAACTGCGATGCAGGCTGCCTTCTTTCTTAATTTATTCGTTATAGAGTT
This genomic interval carries:
- the LOC133922065 gene encoding WD repeat-containing protein LWD1-like, encoding MGGAGDGDAWADQEQGNGGGSRGGGEAKRSEIYTYEAAWRIYGMNWSVRRDKKYRLAIASLLEQLANRVEVVQLDEASGDIAPVLAFDHQYPPTKTMFIPDPHALRPDLLATSADHLRIWRITSPDDVEDAAPSGNNSVRCNGAGGAGQQPGVELRCELNGNRNSDYCGPLTSFDWNDADPRRIGTSSIDTTCTIWDVEREAVDTQLIAHDKEVYDIAWGGAGVFASVSADGSVRVFDLRDKEHSTIIYESGSGGGGGSNSGSGDGGAVSPMPLVRLGWNKQDPRYMATIIMDSPKVVVLDIRYPTLPVVELHRHHSPVNAIAWAPHSSCHICTAGDDSQALIWDLSSMGTGSNGGGNGNGNAAAAAAAEGGLDPILAYTAGAEIEQLQWSATQPDWVAIAFANKLQILRV
- the LOC133923050 gene encoding uncharacterized protein LOC133923050; the protein is MDTDLKKFIRGHHQSHEKIPEQTTKVVVIRLLGHGKFVRFVSTPEVLEWMTTIESKKLQIEDAIAVQGNDNLGLRYVEYHNGKSLDCLEGLHSYSHYNLLQKMLRYESAKRISAKKALEHPDFSDVNKELYEAIQLVGNPSMESLHDLNMNA